In the Brevundimonas mediterranea genome, GGTCGCTGAATCGGTCCCACAGCGCCATCCGCTCAACGAGATAGACGCCCGACAGGCCGACAAGCGCTACGGCCGTGCGCGCCTGCCAGATGAAGCGACGCTCGAAGGCTTCGAAAGCCGCCAGGCGGTCGGCGCCGAGAAGCCCCCTGCGAATGGCGGGAAGCGCAACGGTGGTGGCCATCGATACGCCGCCGATCCAGATCACCACGCCCAGCACGTGAATCACGCGCGCGAGAGCCAGGTCGTCCATGGGAGTTTGTCCTTGTTCTGATCGTCAAGCTCGGTCGGGCGCGCCTCTGGTCAAGGCGCTTCTCTGGAGGGGTCAGGGGCAATGGACCCGTCGCGCAGGGGCGTGATCTGGAGCAGCACATCGTCCTGGCGCGCAGCGGCCCAGTGTTCGCCCCCGACCACAGGCAGCAAGATCAGGCTGCCGGGACCAAACACCCGCTCCGCCGCCGGATCGACGATCCCGCCGTCGCCCCAGGACAGATGGCCGGACACGACCGTGATGAGCCGCAGTCCCCCTTCGCCGCCGTGCGGCGGCAGAAGTTGACCTTTTTCGATCCAAAGGAGCATGACGGCGGGACGGCCCTGAGCGTCGAGGGCGACGAGGGTGCGGCGTGCGCCGGCGACATCCGAAGACGGCAGGCGATCCACGTCCAGCCGCCGGGCCTGGGCGGCGGCGGAAAGGGGCAGGGCGGCCGATGCGACGGCGGCGAAGGCGAACAAAGACAAGCGCTTCATGATAGGGTCTTTCTTGCGAGGTTAGAATTTGAGGCTCACGCCCGCGCCGAAGGCGCGACCGTCGCCGGGAAGGAAAACCGCCTGATCGGCGCGCGCCTGGTCGACGACGAGGGTGGAGGCGGCGTAGGTTTCGTCGAACAGGTTCAGGCCTTCGGCGAAGACGACCAGGCCGTCGCGGATCTCGCGCTCAGCCCGCAGGTCGAAGACGGCGTAAGGGTCGCTGTAGAGGGTGTTGAGGTTGTCGATCGGCGTTTTTTCCGGAACCCAGCGCACCCCGCCTTGCAGCAGCCAACCCGGCCCAGGCCGCCAGTCCAGACCGGCCTGGACCCAATGCGGCGGCGTGCCGGCCAGATGATTGTCGCCGCGCAGAGGATCGTCGTGGAAGCGGAAGTCCTGCCAGGTATAGGCGAGGCGTCCGGTCAGGTCCGGCGTCATCCGTAAGCTCAGTCCCAGCTCCAGCCCCAGGTGACGGGTGCGAGGCGCATTGACCGCGCCCAATGACACGCCGGTTTCGTCGCGCAGGCTGAGGAGCTCGTTGCGCACCCAGGCGTGATAGGCGACGGCGTCCCAGGTCCAGGCGCCGGCTCGAGCGCGCCAGCCCATTTCTACGGTCGTCGCTCGCTGCGCCTTGAGCGCGGGGGTGGCGAAGACGGCTGCGGCCTGATTGGGCGCGGCGGGATTGGGGCGTCCCGGACTGCTGTTGGGCGTGCCGTTGACGGTGGCGAACAGATCATCGTGCGTCGGCGGTTCGAAGGTCTGATTGGCCGAGACGAAGACGGT is a window encoding:
- a CDS encoding membrane protein, which produces MDDLALARVIHVLGVVIWIGGVSMATTVALPAIRRGLLGADRLAAFEAFERRFIWQARTAVALVGLSGVYLVERMALWDRFSDLRFWWMHAMVCVWAVFVLLLFVVEPFLLHRFFPAWAKRAPDQAFRLLHAAHMVLLVLALTTVFGAVAGSHGWLF